The genomic stretch TGCAGAAATTAAGCGTTTCCCTTCATATTCACGAATCATATCAAAGACATAGTCATCAATGCCTTCATAGGTATAAATGACTTCATAATCCTTGTCTTTAAATACTTCCAAATAGGGACCCTTCTCAATAATCTCGCGCGTTGGTCCATTGATAAAGTAGATCAACTCTTGACCTTCCTTCATCCGACTCACGTAATCCCCTAAAGAAATCAATTCGCCTTCCCCCGTCTTTGAGGATTCATAACGCAGGAGCTTCATAATCTCTTGGCGATGGGTGAAATCATTGGCAGCACCCTCCTTAAGGAAAATGCTGAACTCACTCCAGAATGTCTTGAATTTCTCCGGTTCGTTCTTAGCCTGTTCATCTAAGAATTTCAGAAAACGGCTGGTCACTACTTTATTTAGCTTGGCTACTAAAGCGCTGTCTTGCATCGTTTCGCGGGAGATGTTCAAGGGAAGCTCCTCGCTATCAATGACCCCACGCACAAAACGCAACCATTCCGGGAGAATATCTTTAGCCTTTTCTTGAATGAGAACCTTCTTGCAATACAAATTAATACCAGTATCCATCCGTCCAAAGCCGAATTTCTCCATATTTGAACTGGGCACGAAAAGCAAGGTATTGATATTAATGGGAGCATCTGAGGAAAAATGCATTTTCAGCAAAGGCTCATCAAAGGCGTTAGCAACGTATTTATAGAATTCCGTATACTCCTCTTCGGAGACTTCATTTTTATTCTTGGTCCACAAAGCTTGGACCGTATTAATCTTTTCATCGTTCACAAAGACGGGATAGGGCACAAAGCTAGAATACTGCTTAATGATGCGCTTCACTGTGTCAGCCTTAGCAAAATCATGGGCATCTTCCTTGAGATAAAGGGTAATATGAGTTCCCCGAGGGAGGTCCTCTTCCTCAGAAATGCTGTAATCCCCTCTTCCATCCGATTCCCAGCGGTAACCCAGAGCCTCCGGTTGATAGGATCGAGTCGTCAAAGCTACTTTATCCGCAACCATAAAGGCCGAATAAAAGCCGACCCCGAACTGACCAATTAAGTTTACATCCTTGTTATCCCCCGCTTCAGCTAAACGCTGCACGAAGGCTTTCGATCCCGAATGGGCAATCGTCCCTAAGTTTTCGATTAAATCGTCTTTCGTCATACCCATGCCGGAATCAGCAATGGTTAGGGTAAAGGCATTCTCATCGGGAGTAATCCGAATTTCCAAAGGTAGATCCTTGTCCTGAATCTCCTGCCCAGTAAGTTGAATATACCTCAGCTTTTCGGAAGCATCGGCAGCATTGGATACTAACTCGCGCAGAAATATCTCACGATCTGTATAAAGGGAGTTAATTACAATATCAAGTAGCTGCCTAATTTCTGTTTGAAATTCTTTTGTTTCAATCTGACTCATTGCTCACAAACCCTCCAAAACACGTAATTAAATAGTATTCAACCTCTATTTTAATCAAATTTGGTCAGAGGTGCAAGCCGTTCATAAAAACGTCAGCTAATTATGGTAAAATTAAATAGTCTTAGCGAAGAAGGGCCTACTGGCCTAATTATCTGGAGGGAATCAGTCAATGGATTTTTTGCCTATCGTGAATGGCGCTCTGTCCGCACTTGCCATCCTTTTACTTATCCTACTCTTAATTCAGACAGCAAAACTGCAAAAAAATAATTTTCAGCAGTTTTCGCAAAGCATTGAAGCAAAGCTGACGCACTTAGAAAATCAAATGACTCACTTGGAAAAAGGCCTGGAACGTCAGGAGCGTCTCTCCCAAGAAGAATTAGCGCGGAACCGGGAGGAAAGCCGCTCCCTCTCCCGACAAGGCAGAGAGGAAATGAGCCAATCCTTGAAACGCTTCAACGACTCCCAGTTGACTCAGATGTCAGAGATTGCTACCCTTCAACGTAGCCAACTGGATATCTTCGCCAAACAAATGAATACCCTCTCCCAGACCACTGAGCAGAAGCTTGAGCTGATGCGTAAAACCCTTGAAGAACGACTCCTCCTTATTCAGCAAGATAATGCCCAGAAGCTTGAGCTCATGCGGATCACCGTCGACGAAAAGCTTACCTCTACTCTGGAACAACGGCTTGGCGAATCCTTTAAGATGGTAAGCGATCGTCTGGAACAAGTTCATAGAGGGCTCGGCGAAATGCAAACACTGGCTTCAGGTGTCGGGGATTTAAAAAAGGTCTTAACCAATGTGAAAACTCGGGGAACCTGGGGTGAAGTTCAATTAGGTACATTACTCGAACAAATCCTCACCGCCGACCAATATTCCACAAATGTGGCTACCAAGGTCGGGAGCAAGGATCGTGTAGAGTTTGCCATCAATATCCCGGCTAAGGATGGTGAGAATCGTCTTATCTATCTTCCTATCGATGCGAAATTCCCTATCGAAGACTATGACCGTTTACTTGATGCCCAAGAGCAATGTGATCTTCCTCGTATTGCCGAAGCTGAAAAGGCCTTAGAATACCGTATTAAAACCGAAGCCAAATCCATACACGAGAAATATATCGACCCGCCGAACACCACGGATTTCGGTATTCTCTTCCTCCCCATTGAGGGGCTCTATGCAGAAGTTCTTCGTCGTCCCGGCCTCTGTGAAATGCTGCAGAGAGACTATAAAGTCGTGATTGCCGGTCCGACGACTTTAGCCGCCCTACTCAACAGTCTCCAAATGGGCTTTAGAACTCTGGCCATCGAAAAACGCTCCAGCGAAGTCTGGAACCTCCTCAGTGCCGTAAAAACTGAGTTCGGTAAGTTTACCGAGATCCTTGAAAAAACTCAGAAAAAACTCCAAGAAGCCAGCAATACAATAGAAACCGCGACTCGTAAGTCGCGGTCCATCGGTCGCAAGCTAAAGGATGTCCAAACCCTGCCTATTGAAGAAAGCGCTGCTTTGCTAGCAGCAGGGGAAGAAGAATAGAACCGTAAGATGAATCAAAACTTCCTCCGAATTTTCCTATAACGGAAAATCTATGCAACCCTGCAACACCCCAAAAAGAATAGACGCCATAATTGACGTCTTTCGCTTGGGGCTAAGTTTCGTTACAGCCCCCCATTTTAATCAATTTCTATAGTATATTTTACTACTTGACAGCGTTTGTATTTCCCTTTGTTCAACCCTTTACTCCGTTAGAAGCGGCCTGATATTGTTTCGGATAATTAGTCTTATAACAGGTTAATTAATTCAATTAAATGTAGACGAAAGC from Desulfitobacterium dichloroeliminans LMG P-21439 encodes the following:
- the htpG gene encoding molecular chaperone HtpG — protein: MSQIETKEFQTEIRQLLDIVINSLYTDREIFLRELVSNAADASEKLRYIQLTGQEIQDKDLPLEIRITPDENAFTLTIADSGMGMTKDDLIENLGTIAHSGSKAFVQRLAEAGDNKDVNLIGQFGVGFYSAFMVADKVALTTRSYQPEALGYRWESDGRGDYSISEEEDLPRGTHITLYLKEDAHDFAKADTVKRIIKQYSSFVPYPVFVNDEKINTVQALWTKNKNEVSEEEYTEFYKYVANAFDEPLLKMHFSSDAPININTLLFVPSSNMEKFGFGRMDTGINLYCKKVLIQEKAKDILPEWLRFVRGVIDSEELPLNISRETMQDSALVAKLNKVVTSRFLKFLDEQAKNEPEKFKTFWSEFSIFLKEGAANDFTHRQEIMKLLRYESSKTGEGELISLGDYVSRMKEGQELIYFINGPTREIIEKGPYLEVFKDKDYEVIYTYEGIDDYVFDMIREYEGKRLISADQEDLKLVDTDNAEGDKLISEEELNEFSVWLKEVLGAKVTEVRESKRLVDSPAIILSHYGTHSMQRMMQMMNRDLHDVPAGILEINPKHGLIQRLNELRKQEDSFAPLAAEQLFANAQIAAGIIVDPRSMVNRLNEILEKALN
- a CDS encoding DNA recombination protein RmuC, with the translated sequence MDFLPIVNGALSALAILLLILLLIQTAKLQKNNFQQFSQSIEAKLTHLENQMTHLEKGLERQERLSQEELARNREESRSLSRQGREEMSQSLKRFNDSQLTQMSEIATLQRSQLDIFAKQMNTLSQTTEQKLELMRKTLEERLLLIQQDNAQKLELMRITVDEKLTSTLEQRLGESFKMVSDRLEQVHRGLGEMQTLASGVGDLKKVLTNVKTRGTWGEVQLGTLLEQILTADQYSTNVATKVGSKDRVEFAINIPAKDGENRLIYLPIDAKFPIEDYDRLLDAQEQCDLPRIAEAEKALEYRIKTEAKSIHEKYIDPPNTTDFGILFLPIEGLYAEVLRRPGLCEMLQRDYKVVIAGPTTLAALLNSLQMGFRTLAIEKRSSEVWNLLSAVKTEFGKFTEILEKTQKKLQEASNTIETATRKSRSIGRKLKDVQTLPIEESAALLAAGEEE